A single region of the Novipirellula aureliae genome encodes:
- a CDS encoding membrane or secreted protein, translated as MTNLLQPPRYAFGKQAILAAICCLSLISLGGCRGQGLFPPAGTINQQQADAIVHDPFPQNDIAPYEAASRPRDYQQPLPEPVRNRLIPDAMPWLGR; from the coding sequence ATGACAAACCTCCTGCAACCGCCCCGATACGCTTTTGGCAAGCAAGCGATTCTGGCGGCAATTTGCTGCCTATCCCTGATTTCCCTAGGCGGATGCCGCGGCCAGGGTCTGTTTCCGCCAGCGGGCACGATCAACCAACAACAAGCCGATGCGATTGTGCACGATCCGTTTCCGCAAAACGACATTGCACCCTATGAAGCGGCGTCGCGGCCACGTGATTACCAGCAACCGCTCCCCGAACCTGTGCGGAATCGGCTAATTCCGGACGCAATGCCTTGGTTAGGGCGTTAA
- a CDS encoding pseudouridine synthase codes for MPSRSANQSAKKPAKKPRQQSSRKSTSKLKSDRSSDDPNKPIRLQRLLASAGFGSRRRCEELIVEGRVEVNGKIVEELGTSVDAKTAKIFVDGSPLRPQKLVYYAVNKPTGVVTTNSDPEGRPRVIDLVPPSERVFAVGRLDRSSEGLILLTNDGELAQKLAHPKYQIRKVYRATVAGKVTSEAMRSMQKGMYISEGYVKVEGAKVLKARPRATELEITLREGKNREIRRILARLGHKVQQLRRIAIGPLRLGDMPIGSYRVLTHLEIKKLQESAEQSRRAAEANPEKPFRSKSPKKKVSARARAAGRSASGFAETRNTKSRKKPAAKPRSKPSTGLAAGSGISSGGVVIGGESSERKPRKTVKTSSKKRVTRKSSTRASATAKRATKRRPGR; via the coding sequence ATGCCAAGCCGCTCTGCAAATCAATCTGCTAAGAAACCCGCGAAAAAGCCTCGCCAGCAATCATCAAGAAAGTCGACGTCTAAATTAAAGTCAGACCGATCATCCGATGATCCGAACAAACCGATCCGGCTGCAACGCCTGCTCGCCTCGGCGGGATTCGGCAGTCGCCGACGATGCGAAGAGTTGATCGTCGAAGGTCGCGTCGAGGTGAATGGCAAGATTGTCGAAGAACTTGGGACGTCGGTCGATGCAAAAACGGCCAAGATTTTTGTCGACGGATCGCCACTTCGTCCCCAAAAACTGGTGTATTACGCCGTTAACAAGCCGACCGGGGTGGTAACCACCAATTCGGATCCGGAAGGTCGCCCGCGAGTCATCGATTTGGTTCCGCCGAGCGAACGAGTGTTTGCCGTCGGACGGCTCGACCGCAGCAGTGAAGGCTTGATCCTGTTGACCAATGATGGCGAATTAGCACAAAAATTGGCTCATCCCAAATACCAAATCCGCAAGGTTTATCGCGCAACGGTTGCAGGCAAAGTGACCAGCGAAGCGATGCGTTCGATGCAAAAGGGGATGTACATCTCCGAAGGCTACGTCAAGGTCGAAGGTGCCAAGGTCTTAAAGGCACGGCCACGCGCGACGGAGTTAGAGATCACTCTTCGCGAAGGGAAAAACCGAGAAATACGCCGCATTTTGGCCCGGCTTGGACACAAGGTTCAGCAGTTGCGACGCATCGCGATCGGCCCGCTGCGGTTGGGCGATATGCCGATCGGCTCCTATCGTGTTCTGACTCATTTGGAAATCAAAAAGCTGCAAGAGTCCGCTGAGCAATCGCGGCGTGCGGCCGAAGCGAATCCCGAAAAACCTTTTCGCTCAAAATCGCCTAAGAAGAAGGTTTCGGCGCGAGCACGAGCTGCGGGGCGTTCGGCCTCCGGATTCGCTGAAACAAGGAACACGAAGTCCCGCAAGAAACCCGCAGCAAAGCCGCGCAGCAAACCTTCAACAGGCTTGGCCGCCGGCAGCGGCATTAGCAGCGGTGGTGTCGTGATCGGCGGTGAGTCGTCGGAGCGAAAACCTCGCAAAACGGTGAAGACTTCCTCGAAAAAACGAGTCACTCGTAAAAGTAGCACACGAGCCAGTGCCACAGCAAAGCGAGCGACGAAGCGGAGACCAGGACGGTAA
- a CDS encoding dihydroorotate dehydrogenase electron transfer subunit, with amino-acid sequence MSETASKLHAKHYADRMVQIDSVIEQNERIGEATYRLRIAAKAIAESVLPGQFVMIRLSGTNAPLIGRAFAVYDVIRTESGEAIWIDLVYLCKGVMTKALAASPLGTAVTVWGPLGNGFLNEGCDRLIMAVGGIGQTPMLLLGREALGSECYGSPPRANGWSEKVELIYGARRKSLLAGVDDFAQSRFEVTLCTDDGSAGVRDLVPNVLAKRLTELPSGERVRVATCGPEVMMQKVAQVCRDASASVVCDVSMETPMACGIGICFSCVAKIRQDGDDPWDYKRTCVEGPVFRADQIYW; translated from the coding sequence ATGTCAGAAACAGCGTCAAAACTTCATGCGAAGCACTATGCCGATCGCATGGTGCAAATCGATTCCGTCATCGAGCAGAACGAGAGGATCGGCGAGGCGACCTATCGGTTGCGCATTGCAGCCAAGGCAATTGCGGAGTCGGTCTTGCCGGGGCAATTTGTGATGATCCGACTCTCCGGCACAAACGCTCCTTTGATCGGCCGGGCATTTGCCGTCTATGACGTGATTCGAACGGAATCCGGTGAAGCGATTTGGATCGATCTGGTCTACCTGTGTAAAGGAGTGATGACCAAGGCGCTCGCCGCATCGCCTCTTGGTACTGCTGTGACCGTCTGGGGACCACTTGGCAACGGCTTTCTTAACGAAGGGTGTGACCGGCTTATCATGGCGGTCGGCGGCATCGGTCAAACGCCGATGTTGTTACTTGGCCGGGAAGCCCTCGGCAGTGAATGCTATGGAAGTCCTCCTCGAGCAAACGGGTGGAGCGAAAAGGTGGAACTGATCTATGGTGCCCGCCGCAAGTCGCTGTTGGCTGGCGTCGATGATTTCGCTCAGTCTCGCTTTGAAGTGACGCTTTGTACCGATGACGGTAGTGCCGGTGTTCGCGATTTGGTTCCCAACGTGCTGGCCAAGCGACTCACGGAATTGCCATCTGGTGAGCGGGTCCGCGTGGCAACCTGCGGCCCCGAGGTCATGATGCAAAAGGTCGCCCAGGTTTGCCGTGATGCCTCGGCATCCGTCGTTTGTGATGTCTCGATGGAAACGCCAATGGCTTGCGGTATCGGTATCTGTTTTTCCTGTGTCGCCAAGATCCGCCAAGATGGCGATGATCCTTGGGACTACAAACGGACTTGCGTTGAAGGCCCCGTCTTTCGAGCCGACCAGATTTACTGGTAG
- the ald gene encoding alanine dehydrogenase produces MIIGVPKELKTDEYRIAMLPVGVEDLVSRGHEVLIEAGGGLGSGLPDEDYQKSGAEICASADEIFARADLIVKVKEPQEQEFSRIRAGQLVFTYFHFAASLPLTEAMIDSRATCIAYETLRDANGRLPLLTPMSEVAGRMSIQQGAKYLEKPQMGRGILLGGVPGVAPAHITILGGGIVGANAAKIAAGFQADVAILDTNLDRLRYLDDIMPANVNCLYSDRHNILEQLRRADLVIGSVLIPGAKAPQLVRAEDLRLMKPGSVLIDVAVDQGGCIETSRPTTHSNPTYMVDEIVHYCVANMPGAVGRTSTFALCNATLPWIRTLADKGLASAIEDHPPLHEAVNIFHGKVVNAAVADAFGLSLTEM; encoded by the coding sequence ATGATCATCGGCGTGCCAAAAGAGCTTAAGACGGACGAGTACCGTATCGCAATGTTGCCAGTCGGCGTGGAGGATTTGGTGTCGCGAGGACACGAAGTTCTGATCGAAGCGGGTGGCGGACTGGGCAGCGGTCTACCGGATGAGGATTACCAAAAATCGGGTGCGGAAATCTGTGCTTCAGCGGATGAGATCTTTGCCCGAGCGGATCTGATTGTGAAAGTGAAAGAGCCGCAAGAGCAAGAGTTTTCCAGAATTCGTGCCGGCCAATTGGTGTTCACCTACTTTCATTTTGCGGCCAGTTTGCCGCTCACCGAAGCGATGATTGACAGCCGTGCAACGTGCATCGCCTATGAAACACTGCGTGATGCGAATGGTCGTTTACCGCTGCTGACGCCGATGAGCGAAGTGGCTGGACGAATGAGTATTCAGCAAGGGGCAAAGTACTTGGAAAAGCCGCAGATGGGTCGCGGTATCCTGCTCGGAGGTGTTCCAGGAGTAGCGCCGGCTCATATTACCATTCTTGGCGGCGGAATTGTGGGAGCGAATGCAGCGAAGATCGCCGCTGGTTTTCAAGCCGATGTCGCAATCCTCGACACCAACCTCGATCGGCTTCGCTACCTCGATGACATCATGCCTGCAAATGTCAATTGTTTGTATAGCGATCGACACAATATCCTTGAACAGCTTCGCCGCGCAGACTTGGTCATCGGCTCCGTTTTGATTCCTGGTGCCAAGGCTCCCCAATTGGTTCGCGCCGAGGATCTGCGGCTAATGAAACCGGGCAGTGTCCTGATCGACGTCGCGGTTGATCAGGGGGGATGTATTGAAACGAGTCGCCCGACGACGCACAGCAACCCGACCTACATGGTGGACGAAATCGTTCATTATTGCGTTGCCAATATGCCTGGAGCGGTGGGCCGGACAAGCACGTTTGCCCTCTGCAATGCAACCCTGCCGTGGATCAGAACGTTGGCGGACAAGGGACTCGCTTCCGCTATTGAAGATCATCCTCCGTTGCACGAAGCGGTCAACATTTTTCATGGCAAAGTGGTCAACGCCGCCGTCGCTGATGCATTTGGATTGAGCTTGACCGAAATGTGA
- the mgtE gene encoding magnesium transporter: MVNTLFLPELREMLAEHNQAELIEFCNALNPGRTAEFMEGLSNEEAWEVLQYAAPSRRSEIFGYFEEERQLAMLYKHDPSQVAELVEEIPADDRVDLLQELPSERVNQILPLLPLSDRRNIQRLRAYQEETAGGLMTTEVAKLGQKLTVREALDELGRQASELETIYYLYVVDEDNMLRGIVSTRQLVSSLNKPNRTLGEMMESDVVVALVTEDQESVAEKVERYNLLAIPVVDSGRRLLGIITHDDVIDVVREELTEDAHRIAAVAPLEDDFLRIGLYTLSWKRGLWLTILFFAALLTAFTLRQYEAELEAYAWLVWFIPLIISAGGNSGSQSATLVITAMTSGEVKFHDLPKVLVRELAVSFMLGSFLALIGFLVALFIAPSLEGALIIPITLLSVIICGCMCGALLPILFKRAGLDPALMSNPFVAGIVDILGIVIYINVARALLS; this comes from the coding sequence ATGGTTAACACTCTATTCCTTCCTGAGTTGCGTGAGATGTTGGCGGAGCACAACCAGGCCGAATTGATCGAGTTTTGCAACGCGTTGAATCCTGGTCGCACAGCTGAGTTCATGGAAGGTCTTAGCAATGAAGAGGCCTGGGAGGTGTTGCAATACGCTGCGCCGTCGCGACGTTCTGAGATTTTCGGCTACTTTGAAGAAGAACGCCAATTGGCGATGCTTTATAAGCACGATCCGTCTCAGGTCGCTGAGCTGGTCGAAGAAATCCCTGCGGATGATCGGGTCGATTTACTGCAGGAATTGCCGAGCGAACGGGTCAATCAGATTCTGCCTTTGTTGCCGTTATCGGATCGGCGAAACATCCAACGACTGCGGGCCTACCAAGAGGAGACTGCCGGTGGTTTGATGACGACCGAGGTCGCTAAGTTGGGCCAGAAATTGACGGTGCGTGAAGCACTCGATGAACTTGGGCGTCAAGCGAGCGAGTTGGAAACCATCTACTATTTGTATGTGGTTGATGAAGACAACATGCTGCGTGGGATCGTCTCCACACGCCAATTGGTATCTTCACTGAATAAACCGAATCGGACACTCGGCGAGATGATGGAATCCGACGTCGTGGTGGCGTTGGTGACCGAAGACCAAGAATCCGTTGCCGAAAAGGTGGAGCGATATAATTTGTTGGCCATCCCGGTGGTTGATTCTGGCCGTCGGCTATTGGGAATCATTACGCATGATGATGTGATTGATGTCGTACGGGAAGAATTGACGGAGGATGCCCATCGAATTGCGGCCGTCGCACCTTTGGAGGATGACTTTTTACGCATCGGCTTGTACACGTTGTCTTGGAAACGTGGACTTTGGCTAACCATCCTCTTTTTTGCAGCATTATTGACTGCGTTCACGCTTCGCCAATATGAAGCGGAACTCGAAGCTTACGCATGGTTGGTATGGTTCATTCCACTGATCATCAGTGCGGGCGGAAACTCGGGTAGTCAATCGGCGACATTGGTCATTACCGCGATGACGTCGGGCGAAGTCAAGTTCCACGATTTGCCAAAAGTCTTGGTGAGGGAATTGGCGGTCTCGTTCATGCTGGGCAGCTTCTTGGCCCTGATCGGTTTTCTAGTCGCCTTGTTCATCGCTCCATCCTTGGAAGGAGCTCTCATTATACCAATCACGTTGCTTTCGGTCATCATTTGTGGCTGTATGTGCGGAGCTCTGCTGCCCATCCTTTTCAAACGAGCTGGCTTAGATCCGGCGCTGATGAGCAACCCCTTCGTTGCTGGCATCGTCGACATTCTCGGCATCGTCATCTACATCAACGTCGCGAGAGCATTGCTGAGTTAA
- a CDS encoding c-type heme family protein produces MKRFLHGTVCLFCLSTTVFLIGCNPLPQSSEMEPIADAEAAVRIVPGTEPSDQQRSAIVAAKDALFQRLSERLMEAMMTQGPAQAIAVCQKEATQIANEVGDEHKLSIGRLGVRLRNPENTGPAWAAALIEAKSETPVFTTLSNGNAAALLPIKLQSQCLMCHGPSEQISPDIQSQLAELYPGDQAVGFNEGELRGWFWVETPQS; encoded by the coding sequence ATGAAGCGATTTTTGCATGGCACGGTGTGCCTGTTTTGCCTTTCAACGACCGTTTTTTTGATTGGGTGTAATCCGCTTCCCCAAAGTAGCGAGATGGAACCGATCGCCGATGCGGAAGCGGCGGTTAGAATCGTGCCCGGGACCGAGCCATCCGACCAACAACGCTCTGCGATCGTGGCGGCCAAGGATGCCTTGTTTCAACGATTGTCAGAGCGATTGATGGAAGCGATGATGACGCAGGGACCTGCACAAGCAATCGCTGTTTGCCAAAAAGAGGCAACGCAAATTGCCAATGAAGTTGGCGACGAACATAAGTTAAGCATCGGACGTCTGGGAGTTCGGCTTCGAAACCCCGAAAACACTGGGCCCGCTTGGGCAGCGGCGTTGATCGAAGCAAAGTCTGAAACGCCCGTCTTTACAACTTTAAGCAACGGAAACGCGGCGGCGCTATTGCCGATCAAACTCCAATCGCAATGCTTGATGTGCCATGGACCCTCGGAACAGATCTCACCAGACATCCAGTCGCAACTCGCTGAGCTCTATCCAGGTGACCAAGCGGTCGGCTTCAACGAAGGTGAACTGCGTGGCTGGTTCTGGGTTGAAACGCCGCAATCCTAA
- a CDS encoding flagellar export chaperone FliS, protein MSYAQSKPASNFRPSGYQTGRGSADEYLDSMVRSASPARLRLIVLERAVETATTLSATWREDTSRKGPNEWSLKLLDLISELLSGITSDEGVCGKVADLYVFLSKHLIIAERTGDADAIDEIRLVLEVEAETWRMVCANELGASDSRQPITSGGLNLEG, encoded by the coding sequence ATGTCGTACGCTCAGTCGAAACCAGCTTCGAATTTTCGTCCAAGCGGCTACCAGACGGGAAGAGGTTCAGCCGACGAATATCTCGACTCAATGGTTCGCAGCGCGTCGCCAGCCCGTCTGAGACTCATCGTGCTCGAACGGGCTGTCGAAACGGCAACGACCTTGTCGGCAACATGGCGCGAGGACACTTCGAGAAAAGGACCGAATGAATGGTCGTTGAAACTTCTCGATTTGATCAGCGAACTACTGTCGGGCATCACCAGTGACGAGGGCGTTTGCGGCAAGGTTGCCGACTTGTACGTGTTCTTGTCAAAACACTTGATCATCGCCGAGCGTACAGGTGACGCCGATGCGATCGACGAGATTCGCTTGGTGTTGGAAGTCGAAGCCGAAACCTGGCGAATGGTGTGTGCCAACGAACTCGGTGCATCCGATTCGCGGCAACCCATCACGAGCGGCGGCTTGAATCTTGAGGGCTAG
- the fliD gene encoding flagellar filament capping protein FliD codes for MGRIQSSVGLVTGTDIVGTVDQLIAISAQPRDRVSARNEALAKQQQSIAELTASVIGVQLSGNRLANSSLFRSKSAESSNSDVISATGGNKSPVGTHTIETLQTAATHDVRSLQRFDSVDTALGLSGQIRINPGSKLLDDSVKLSELNEGRGVEAGVIRITDRSGATADIDLSKARTMDDVLQTINDANIGVRATTVGNAFKLVDETGSTANNLKVEQLGSAETAADIGLWGIDEAASSVTGIDLELPDGVNSLRGAALSELGGGSGIGPLGDLSITLSDGQAATIDLSSATTSSEVIDLIDASGLPLIAKLNDAKNGFQIRDVSGGEGNFKIESADDTASQLGLVADTTDQIVVGKNLNRQTVTLETKLTELNRGNGVGTGSFLVTDSKGVIGAVSISGDEIETVGDLVDAINNLSNNVTASINEAGDGISIVDSAGGTKSLAVRSSGTSEIAENLGIAGTATDHTIGGQTVKALVGTQADVIEIEEEDTLASIVEKINSEEGYAKASIRTNDDGSYSLQIRSIQGGEAGKLAIDTSGFNLDLRTQSTGRDALVSVSTDGGVSQFMSSSDGVFEMSNSFEASKISRSTNLADMNDGLGISSGSILLTDSLGKSSGINLVVQNITSVGEFLDAINSLGIGVSASINDDGTGITIIDTAGGSETLEIEDVGNGKAATDLGIAGTATTTTIDGVSVSALTSSIVDTNTTETQGLSFTLKELSDSPITITVKDDASTVTNAAQTFVDQYNKLHEKLESLTFYNADTEEVGLLFGSNETYRIRDGYSRLLSGTISQAGDFKSLAQVGIGFDETGKLELDSDKLSSAMVSDPSAVEAFFTTDETGLADRLSSLADKLAGPSTSLLLTRTETLGTQMEKNNERIEQLNERLDNERERLLKQFYATETAIGKLQTNSNYISQIERIEFPTS; via the coding sequence ATGGGACGAATTCAATCATCCGTCGGATTGGTCACGGGAACTGATATTGTCGGCACCGTGGACCAATTGATCGCGATTAGTGCACAGCCGCGGGACCGTGTATCGGCTCGCAATGAAGCGCTCGCTAAACAGCAGCAATCGATTGCGGAATTGACCGCTTCGGTCATCGGTGTGCAACTCAGCGGAAACCGGCTTGCCAATTCCTCATTGTTTCGCTCCAAATCGGCTGAATCATCCAACAGTGACGTGATTTCCGCGACGGGAGGAAACAAATCTCCCGTCGGAACGCATACGATTGAGACGCTGCAAACCGCCGCGACCCACGATGTGCGTTCGCTGCAACGATTCGATTCGGTCGACACCGCACTCGGATTGAGTGGCCAAATACGTATTAATCCTGGCAGCAAACTGCTCGACGATTCCGTCAAATTATCGGAGCTAAATGAAGGACGCGGAGTCGAAGCAGGGGTGATCCGAATCACCGATCGCTCTGGCGCAACCGCGGATATCGATCTGTCCAAAGCCCGAACGATGGACGATGTGCTGCAAACGATCAACGATGCCAATATCGGCGTCCGCGCAACGACCGTCGGCAATGCATTCAAGTTGGTGGATGAAACGGGTAGCACGGCTAACAACTTGAAAGTCGAACAACTTGGCAGCGCCGAAACGGCAGCGGACATTGGATTGTGGGGCATCGATGAAGCTGCTTCCTCCGTAACCGGGATCGATCTAGAGCTACCCGATGGGGTCAACTCCTTGCGTGGTGCGGCACTGTCGGAACTTGGAGGCGGCAGTGGCATCGGACCGCTTGGTGACCTATCGATCACTCTATCCGATGGACAAGCGGCCACCATCGACTTGTCATCTGCCACCACATCAAGCGAGGTGATCGATTTAATCGACGCCTCCGGTCTGCCGCTAATCGCAAAGCTAAACGATGCGAAAAATGGCTTTCAAATACGTGATGTTTCGGGTGGGGAAGGCAATTTCAAAATTGAATCTGCCGACGATACAGCGTCGCAACTAGGGTTGGTTGCCGACACGACCGATCAAATAGTGGTCGGTAAAAATCTGAATCGACAGACGGTCACTTTGGAGACCAAGCTGACGGAGCTCAATCGTGGAAATGGCGTCGGCACCGGTAGCTTTCTGGTAACCGACAGCAAAGGTGTTATCGGAGCCGTCAGTATCTCAGGAGACGAGATTGAAACCGTTGGCGATTTAGTCGATGCCATCAACAATCTTAGTAACAACGTGACCGCTTCGATCAACGAGGCAGGCGACGGCATTTCGATCGTTGACAGCGCGGGCGGCACCAAATCGCTAGCCGTTAGGAGTTCGGGCACGTCCGAAATCGCCGAGAATTTGGGGATTGCTGGGACGGCAACCGATCATACGATTGGCGGACAAACGGTCAAAGCACTCGTTGGAACCCAAGCGGATGTGATCGAAATCGAGGAGGAGGATACGTTGGCGTCGATCGTTGAGAAGATCAATAGCGAAGAGGGTTACGCGAAAGCGTCGATCCGAACCAATGATGACGGCAGCTATTCGCTTCAGATTCGTAGTATCCAAGGTGGCGAAGCGGGGAAGTTGGCGATCGACACTAGCGGTTTTAACCTCGATCTGCGAACTCAATCCACCGGCCGAGATGCACTTGTTTCGGTCTCGACCGATGGTGGCGTTAGCCAATTCATGAGTTCTTCCGATGGCGTCTTCGAAATGAGCAACTCGTTCGAAGCAAGCAAGATTAGCCGCTCAACCAACCTTGCCGACATGAACGATGGATTGGGAATTAGTAGCGGTAGTATTCTGCTTACCGATAGCCTCGGAAAGTCGAGCGGCATTAATCTGGTCGTGCAGAACATTACCTCCGTCGGAGAATTTCTCGATGCAATCAACTCGCTCGGTATCGGTGTTTCGGCATCGATTAACGACGATGGAACTGGCATCACCATTATCGATACGGCGGGCGGTTCGGAAACCCTTGAAATCGAAGACGTCGGTAACGGTAAAGCAGCAACCGATCTGGGAATTGCCGGAACGGCTACAACGACGACCATTGATGGGGTAAGTGTTTCAGCATTGACCAGCTCGATCGTCGATACGAACACGACGGAAACCCAAGGATTGTCTTTTACACTCAAGGAATTATCCGACTCACCCATCACAATAACCGTCAAAGACGACGCATCCACCGTGACCAATGCGGCCCAGACCTTTGTTGATCAATACAACAAACTACATGAGAAGTTGGAATCGCTGACCTTCTACAATGCCGATACCGAGGAGGTTGGTTTGCTATTCGGATCGAATGAGACCTATCGGATTCGGGATGGCTACTCGCGATTGCTATCGGGAACGATCAGTCAAGCGGGTGATTTTAAGTCGCTCGCGCAAGTCGGCATCGGCTTTGACGAAACCGGTAAATTGGAACTCGATAGCGACAAACTTTCCAGTGCGATGGTTTCGGATCCTAGCGCGGTCGAAGCGTTTTTCACAACGGACGAAACAGGGTTGGCTGATCGACTAAGCAGCCTTGCAGACAAGCTTGCTGGGCCGAGCACCAGTTTGCTGCTCACTCGGACCGAGACACTCGGTACGCAGATGGAGAAAAACAATGAGCGGATCGAACAACTCAATGAACGACTCGATAACGAACGAGAGCGATTGCTGAAGCAATTCTATGCAACCGAGACCGCCATTGGGAAATTGCAAACCAATTCAAACTACATTTCACAGATAGAACGGATCGAATTCCCGACTTCGTAA